One Falco naumanni isolate bFalNau1 chromosome 13, bFalNau1.pat, whole genome shotgun sequence DNA segment encodes these proteins:
- the ING5 gene encoding inhibitor of growth protein 5 isoform X1: MATAMYLEHYLDSIENLPCELQRNFQLMRELDQRTEDKKAEIDSLAAEYIESVKNMLPEERVEHLKKIQSAYSKCKEYSDDKVQLAMQTYEMVDKHIRRLDADLARFEADLKDKLEGSDFETPGSRSLKKGRSQKDKKGSRGRGRRTSEEDTPKKKKLKGGSEFADTILSVHPSDVLDMPVDPNEPTYCLCHQVSYGEMIGCDNSDCPIEWFHFACVDLTTKPKGKWFCPRCVQERKKKK; this comes from the exons ATGGCGACCGCCATGTACCTGGAGCACTACCTGGACA GTATCGAGAACCTGCCCTGTGAGCTGCAGAGGAACTTCCAGCTGATGCGGGAGCTGGATCAGAGAACTGAAG ataagaaagcagaaatcGACAGTCTTGCAGCAGAATACATTGAATCAGTGAAGAACATGTTACCTGAGGAGCGAGTGGAACACCTGAAGAAAATCCAGAGTGCCTACAGCAAATGTAAAGAGTACAGTGATGATAAAGTCCAGCTGGCCATGCAGACGTACGAGATG GTGGATAAGCATATCCGCCGGCTGGATGCAGACTTGGCAAGGTTTGAAGCAGATCTGAAAGATAAACTGGAAGGCAGTGACTTTGAAACCCCTGGATCTCGAAGCCTGAAAA aGGGCCGAagtcagaaagacaaaaaaggctCTCGTGGTCGAGGCAGGCGAACGTCTGAAGAAGAtacaccaaagaaaaagaaactcaaaGGAGG ATCTGAGTTTGCTGATACCATCCTGTCGGTGCATCCTTCAGATGTCCTAGACATGCCAGTGGACCCCAACGAACCCACCTACTGCTTGTGTCACCAGGTGTCCTATGGAGAAATGATTGGCTGTGACAACTCAGAT TGCCCGATTGAATGGTTCCACTTTGCTTGTGTGGACCTCACCACCAAACCAAAAGGGAAATG GTTTTGTCCTCGTTGtgttcaggaaagaaagaaaaagaagtaa
- the ING5 gene encoding inhibitor of growth protein 5 isoform X2: MRELDQRTEDKKAEIDSLAAEYIESVKNMLPEERVEHLKKIQSAYSKCKEYSDDKVQLAMQTYEMVDKHIRRLDADLARFEADLKDKLEGSDFETPGSRSLKKGRSQKDKKGSRGRGRRTSEEDTPKKKKLKGGSEFADTILSVHPSDVLDMPVDPNEPTYCLCHQVSYGEMIGCDNSDCPIEWFHFACVDLTTKPKGKWFCPRCVQERKKKK, encoded by the exons ATGCGGGAGCTGGATCAGAGAACTGAAG ataagaaagcagaaatcGACAGTCTTGCAGCAGAATACATTGAATCAGTGAAGAACATGTTACCTGAGGAGCGAGTGGAACACCTGAAGAAAATCCAGAGTGCCTACAGCAAATGTAAAGAGTACAGTGATGATAAAGTCCAGCTGGCCATGCAGACGTACGAGATG GTGGATAAGCATATCCGCCGGCTGGATGCAGACTTGGCAAGGTTTGAAGCAGATCTGAAAGATAAACTGGAAGGCAGTGACTTTGAAACCCCTGGATCTCGAAGCCTGAAAA aGGGCCGAagtcagaaagacaaaaaaggctCTCGTGGTCGAGGCAGGCGAACGTCTGAAGAAGAtacaccaaagaaaaagaaactcaaaGGAGG ATCTGAGTTTGCTGATACCATCCTGTCGGTGCATCCTTCAGATGTCCTAGACATGCCAGTGGACCCCAACGAACCCACCTACTGCTTGTGTCACCAGGTGTCCTATGGAGAAATGATTGGCTGTGACAACTCAGAT TGCCCGATTGAATGGTTCCACTTTGCTTGTGTGGACCTCACCACCAAACCAAAAGGGAAATG GTTTTGTCCTCGTTGtgttcaggaaagaaagaaaaagaagtaa